CTGCCTGCCGCTTCTTGGTCAATGACACGGCTGGTCCGTTCAGAAGAAACGGCACCAAGTGTTTCTTCAATGATTTCTTCTAACGTATCCGCATCGGATTCAACACCGCCAGTGAGAGGGTAGCAGCCTAATGTCCGGAAGCGAACGCTTTTGTTTACAACTTCTTCGCCCGGCTCTAATTTCATGCGGTCATCATCCACCATCACGATATTTCCATCGCGATAAACAACCGGTCTTTCTTTTGCAAAATACAACGGCACAATGTCAATATTTTCTTTTTTGATATATTGCCAAATATCTTTTTCCGTCCAGTTAGAAAGCGGGAAAACACGCATGCTTTCGCCTTTTTGAATGCGGGTATTATAAAGCTTCCACATCTCCGGCTTTTGGTTTTTCGGATCCCACGCATGGTTTTTATTACGGAACGAAAATACACGCTCTTTTGCGCGGGATTTTTCTTCATCACGGCGTCCGCCGCCAAATGCAGCAGTGAATCCATATTTGTCCAAACCTTGTTTTAAAGCTTGTGTTTTCATAATGTCCGTGTAGGCAGAACCATGGTCAAACGGGTTCATCCCTTGTTCCACACCTTCTTGATTGGTATGTACAATCATTTCAATCCCTAGTTCTTCCGCCTTACGATCCCGGAATTCTATCATTTCTTTAAACTTCCAAGTTGTGTCAATATGCATGAAAGGAAACGGCGGTTTCTCCGGGTAAAAAGCTTTCATGGCTAAATTCAGCATCACAGAGCTGTCTTTCCCGAT
This DNA window, taken from Alteribacillus bidgolensis, encodes the following:
- the cysD gene encoding sulfate adenylyltransferase subunit CysD, whose translation is MQELTHLDQLEAEAIYIIREVAAECEKPVMLYSIGKDSSVMLNLAMKAFYPEKPPFPFMHIDTTWKFKEMIEFRDRKAEELGIEMIVHTNQEGVEQGMNPFDHGSAYTDIMKTQALKQGLDKYGFTAAFGGGRRDEEKSRAKERVFSFRNKNHAWDPKNQKPEMWKLYNTRIQKGESMRVFPLSNWTEKDIWQYIKKENIDIVPLYFAKERPVVYRDGNIVMVDDDRMKLEPGEEVVNKSVRFRTLGCYPLTGGVESDADTLEEIIEETLGAVSSERTSRVIDQEAAGSMERRKREGYF